In one window of Pseudodesulfovibrio sediminis DNA:
- a CDS encoding TRAP transporter large permease, protein MEFLLILVLFLVLMFIGAPIGTSLGVSAVATIMYFDLGAEMLGVNFASGIASFPLLAIPFFVLAGVILQRAGIAAHIANFFELLVGRAVGGLSIVAVLTCMFWGAMSGSGPATTAAVGMILLTPMLKNGYDKAFAGATIANASDLSIIIPPSIAFIIYGNITSVSVSALFVAGIIPGILTGLATMLVAWYISYRRGYRGLVCRGCMADLLKALRQSFWALMAPVVILGGIYTGIFTPTEAAVVAVFYSLFVAVVIYRSIGWRDLVEILVESAVTSSVIMFIVAFAGIFTWAASVTGVIDTMADYIIRISPNAVVMIVLVNILLFALGMILDAISISYLLMPILIPVLSAFHVDPVFYGVIFISALAIGQATPPVGVNLFTAANLVGCEVDEIAKEAIPYVIMDFVVLIIISLIPALSLFLPEWAGLYTP, encoded by the coding sequence ATGGAATTTCTGCTCATCCTCGTCCTCTTTCTTGTGCTCATGTTCATCGGTGCGCCCATCGGCACATCCCTGGGCGTGTCAGCCGTTGCCACCATCATGTATTTCGATCTCGGCGCCGAAATGCTGGGCGTCAATTTCGCCTCAGGCATCGCCTCCTTCCCGCTGCTGGCCATTCCGTTCTTTGTACTGGCCGGCGTCATCCTGCAACGGGCAGGCATCGCGGCGCATATCGCCAATTTCTTTGAACTGCTGGTCGGTCGCGCCGTCGGCGGTCTCTCCATTGTGGCGGTGCTCACCTGCATGTTCTGGGGAGCCATGTCCGGTTCCGGCCCGGCAACCACCGCTGCCGTCGGCATGATCCTGCTGACCCCCATGCTCAAGAACGGGTACGACAAGGCCTTTGCCGGTGCGACCATCGCCAACGCCTCGGACCTGTCCATCATCATCCCGCCGTCCATCGCCTTCATCATCTACGGCAACATCACCTCGGTGTCCGTGTCCGCCCTGTTCGTGGCAGGCATCATCCCCGGCATACTGACCGGTCTGGCAACCATGCTGGTCGCCTGGTACATCTCCTATCGTCGGGGATACCGGGGGCTGGTCTGCCGCGGCTGCATGGCTGACCTGCTCAAGGCGCTGCGCCAATCCTTCTGGGCACTCATGGCCCCGGTGGTCATTCTCGGCGGCATCTATACCGGCATCTTCACGCCCACCGAAGCCGCGGTCGTGGCCGTGTTCTACAGCCTGTTCGTGGCAGTGGTCATCTACCGCTCCATCGGCTGGCGCGATCTGGTGGAAATCCTCGTGGAATCGGCCGTGACCAGCTCGGTGATCATGTTCATCGTGGCCTTTGCCGGCATATTCACCTGGGCGGCGTCCGTGACCGGCGTCATCGACACCATGGCCGATTACATCATCAGGATATCCCCCAACGCCGTGGTCATGATCGTCCTCGTCAATATCCTGCTGTTCGCATTGGGCATGATCCTCGACGCCATCTCGATCTCATATCTGCTCATGCCGATCCTCATTCCGGTACTGTCCGCCTTCCATGTGGACCCGGTTTTCTACGGCGTGATCTTCATCTCGGCCCTGGCCATCGGGCAGGCAACCCCGCCTGTCGGGGTCAACCTGTTCACCGCGGCCAATCTGGTCGGGTGCGAGGTCGACGAAATAGCCAAGGAGGCCATCCCCTACGTTATCATGGACTTCGTGGTCCTGATCATCATCTCCCTAATTCCGGCACTCTCGCTCTTCCTGCCGGAATGGGCCGGACTCTACACGCCATAA
- a CDS encoding aspartate ammonia-lyase, protein MRQEHDALGELSVPATAYYGIHSLRAAHNFPFSGQQIHPEFIRSFAQVKHACAQTNMELGYISKVCGEAIATACMEIESGHFHNEIIVNPFQGGAGTSTNMNLNEVIANRANEILGGKRGEYMMIHPIHHVNMHQSTNDTYPTALKITALNLLMKLETHVSKLQETLQQQEINFCDIVKVGRTELTDAVPMTLGMTFGAFAEAVARDRWRIFKSRERLKKVNLGGTAIGTGLGAPREFILKATDTLKHIVGLPISRAENMVDATQNMDSFVEVSGLLKTYATNLMKISSDLRLLSSGPVTGIGEITLPPLQAGSSIMAGKINPVMPEAVTQTALRVMGNDQTITLAAALGQLELNHLLPLLAHTILESLTLLIGVTRGFAEKCIPGITANRERCQDNVEQSGALATVLVPALGYSRVERLLADAKSSKRTIREEAIIQGFASSEVMDKLLSPRRLCKLGFTFDEYCEVKNR, encoded by the coding sequence ATGCGACAGGAACATGATGCCCTTGGCGAACTGTCGGTACCGGCCACTGCATATTACGGTATCCACTCGTTACGAGCCGCACACAATTTCCCCTTCTCGGGGCAACAAATCCATCCTGAATTCATCCGGTCCTTCGCGCAGGTCAAACACGCCTGTGCCCAGACCAACATGGAACTCGGATATATCTCTAAAGTGTGTGGAGAAGCCATAGCAACAGCCTGCATGGAGATAGAGTCCGGTCATTTTCACAACGAAATCATCGTCAACCCTTTTCAAGGGGGCGCCGGAACGTCGACAAACATGAACCTTAACGAGGTCATCGCCAACCGGGCCAACGAAATCCTGGGAGGAAAGCGCGGAGAGTACATGATGATACATCCCATACATCATGTGAACATGCACCAGTCCACCAATGACACCTATCCGACCGCACTCAAGATAACCGCCCTGAACCTCCTCATGAAGCTCGAAACCCATGTCTCCAAACTACAGGAGACATTGCAGCAACAGGAAATCAACTTCTGTGACATCGTGAAAGTCGGCCGCACGGAACTGACCGATGCCGTCCCCATGACTCTGGGCATGACCTTTGGTGCCTTTGCCGAGGCCGTGGCCCGGGATCGCTGGAGAATTTTCAAAAGCCGGGAACGCCTCAAAAAGGTGAACCTGGGAGGAACGGCCATTGGAACAGGGCTCGGTGCCCCCCGGGAGTTCATCCTTAAGGCAACGGACACCCTGAAACACATCGTCGGCCTGCCTATCTCCCGCGCCGAAAACATGGTGGATGCTACCCAGAACATGGACTCGTTCGTCGAAGTCTCCGGTCTGCTCAAGACCTATGCCACCAACCTGATGAAAATATCCTCGGACCTCCGCCTCCTGTCGAGCGGACCGGTAACGGGTATCGGGGAGATAACGCTCCCGCCGCTCCAGGCAGGATCTTCCATAATGGCCGGAAAGATAAACCCGGTCATGCCGGAAGCGGTCACGCAAACAGCGCTCCGGGTTATGGGCAACGACCAGACCATCACCCTCGCGGCCGCACTGGGACAGTTGGAGCTCAACCACCTCCTCCCCCTGCTGGCGCACACTATTCTGGAATCGCTGACACTGTTGATCGGTGTCACCAGAGGGTTTGCCGAAAAATGCATTCCAGGCATTACAGCGAATCGGGAACGCTGCCAGGACAACGTGGAACAGAGCGGAGCACTTGCCACGGTGCTGGTCCCGGCCCTCGGCTACAGCCGGGTGGAACGACTGCTGGCCGACGCCAAATCATCGAAAAGAACCATTCGGGAAGAAGCGATCATTCAAGGATTTGCCTCTTCCGAAGTCATGGACAAACTGCTTTCGCCAAGGCGATTGTGCAAACTCGGATTCACGTTCGACGAATACTGCGAGGTGAAGAATAGATGA
- a CDS encoding TRAP transporter small permease, protein MKKLLFGFRLDHWLVAICMATMVGIAFINILSRYIFHFSLAATEEITINLFVWMTVIGIAIAFERGGHMGMVTFFNMFPKALKKVSIVIYSLLAAALFLVLDYFMIQAIYDEITLFQARSASLDIPVWIYYLGLPVFSVFIFRGIYKDAMTKLTGQEKE, encoded by the coding sequence TTGAAAAAATTATTATTCGGCTTTCGCCTCGACCACTGGCTGGTCGCCATCTGCATGGCCACCATGGTTGGGATTGCCTTCATCAATATTCTGAGTCGCTATATTTTTCATTTCTCGCTGGCCGCGACAGAAGAAATCACCATCAACCTCTTTGTCTGGATGACCGTCATCGGCATCGCCATCGCCTTTGAGCGCGGCGGACACATGGGCATGGTCACGTTCTTCAACATGTTTCCCAAGGCACTGAAGAAGGTCTCCATCGTCATCTACTCGCTGCTGGCGGCGGCTCTCTTTCTGGTGCTCGATTATTTCATGATCCAGGCCATCTATGACGAGATCACCCTGTTTCAGGCCCGGTCAGCCTCCCTTGATATCCCTGTGTGGATCTACTATCTCGGGCTGCCTGTGTTCTCCGTCTTCATCTTCCGGGGTATCTACAAGGATGCCATGACCAAACTGACCGGACAGGAGAAGGAGTAA
- a CDS encoding ABC transporter permease — MAHTSQTAWRRLRNSRYPALGVTLFVMLWWVGSLCYGPFILPSPWESCEALWRLTMEGAVLKAALLTAGRALGGFIIAALLGSGFGILAGLRPAIAQTLRPVIAMLLGIPPIAWIVLAMLWFGTTGFTPVFTVVVTALPIVFAVAVEGARTRDKDLEAMARSFGTPRCMLLWDVHLPHILSYLFPGWVTALGLAWKVAVMAELLSSTDGIGASMALARINLDTAEALAWILVLLTMLLTVELLLLEPLQRRMEPWRKTVSPS, encoded by the coding sequence ATGGCTCATACCTCCCAGACAGCATGGCGCAGACTGCGCAACTCCCGCTACCCGGCATTGGGGGTAACGCTCTTCGTCATGCTGTGGTGGGTAGGGAGTCTCTGTTATGGACCGTTCATCCTTCCATCTCCATGGGAGTCCTGCGAGGCGCTCTGGCGGTTGACCATGGAAGGCGCGGTCCTCAAGGCGGCACTGCTCACAGCCGGACGCGCTCTCGGCGGATTCATCATCGCGGCCCTGCTGGGCAGCGGGTTCGGTATTCTGGCAGGACTCAGGCCCGCCATCGCCCAGACCCTCAGACCGGTCATAGCCATGCTGCTGGGCATCCCTCCCATTGCCTGGATCGTGCTGGCCATGCTCTGGTTCGGCACCACCGGGTTCACCCCGGTCTTCACCGTGGTGGTGACCGCCCTGCCCATTGTGTTCGCCGTGGCCGTTGAGGGCGCACGAACCAGAGACAAGGACCTGGAGGCCATGGCGCGCTCCTTTGGCACCCCGCGTTGCATGCTGTTATGGGACGTGCACCTGCCGCATATCCTCTCCTATCTTTTTCCGGGATGGGTAACGGCGCTGGGGCTGGCCTGGAAAGTCGCGGTCATGGCCGAACTGCTCTCCTCCACAGATGGCATCGGCGCGAGCATGGCTCTGGCGCGGATCAATCTGGATACGGCTGAAGCGCTGGCCTGGATACTCGTCCTGCTGACCATGCTGCTGACCGTGGAGCTGTTGCTGCTCGAACCGTTGCAGCGGCGGATGGAACCATGGCGAAAAACCGTCTCGCCATCATGA
- a CDS encoding ATP-binding cassette domain-containing protein has product MLTWKNITHDYGAAPVLAGVDIQVAPGEVLALTGRSGCGKTSLLNMAAGLLTPESGQVINTFAHTACVFQEPRLLPWRLTQDNIAFGLKGMGMNKAKRLERARQLGARMGLQPGDLTKYPHELSGGMRQRVSLARALAVEPDLLLLDEPFSALDVGLRRELQDLVLALIGERELAAVFVTHDLSEAVRLSHRIAILAPSPGHVVYEKQLSQPFAIRDADFIHRTVTEMLSAPAVGAAFGNSGKTAESPSVSNTQPAKKEVNMVGFNPVTMPETTLATDMAGRKALVKTQINGVFGYNPMVTALLFALAPEKIAGLGMPPMPPERMLADQPYLSLPVLGVMGGNFGGGKNTFDKDAIQRNRVDLILSLTLFAMDEIEVSAADSLQQELGIPVLIYDGGLDRTGEVLRRVSVLLGCPDRGNVLADYFDKKFNLICKTIAQIPLNERRTVYYAQSPTGLLTEPRRSRHGEIIEYAGGVNVAEVHEQRGCGRTPVCATDLIRWNPDVIIMLSDEGKSPQRLFNRTRTDPFWSQLKATRNGTIYEPPGGMYNWFDRPPSVNRLMGLIWLTNLLYPEWFDWDIVQEVREFYALFYRMQLGPKQVETMLGISLQRRAN; this is encoded by the coding sequence ATGCTGACCTGGAAAAACATCACCCATGACTACGGGGCCGCCCCGGTGCTGGCGGGTGTGGACATTCAGGTTGCGCCCGGCGAAGTCCTCGCGCTGACAGGTCGTTCCGGGTGCGGCAAGACCTCCCTGCTGAACATGGCCGCCGGATTGCTCACCCCTGAGAGCGGACAGGTTATCAATACCTTTGCGCACACCGCGTGCGTCTTTCAAGAGCCGCGGTTGCTCCCATGGCGCCTCACGCAGGACAATATCGCATTCGGCCTCAAGGGCATGGGCATGAACAAGGCGAAGCGTCTTGAAAGGGCTCGCCAACTGGGTGCGCGCATGGGACTGCAACCGGGCGATCTCACGAAATATCCCCATGAACTGAGCGGCGGCATGCGCCAGCGGGTTTCACTGGCACGAGCGCTGGCGGTGGAGCCGGACCTGTTGCTTTTGGACGAGCCTTTCAGCGCCCTTGATGTGGGGCTGCGGCGCGAACTCCAGGACCTTGTCCTTGCTCTCATTGGTGAACGCGAGCTGGCCGCCGTGTTCGTGACCCACGATCTGTCCGAGGCCGTCCGATTGAGCCACCGCATAGCCATACTGGCTCCGTCGCCCGGCCATGTGGTGTACGAGAAACAACTTTCACAGCCCTTTGCCATCCGGGATGCGGATTTCATCCACCGCACGGTGACCGAAATGCTCTCTGCCCCTGCGGTGGGAGCCGCATTCGGAAACAGCGGCAAGACAGCCGAAAGCCCCTCCGTATCCAATACTCAGCCCGCAAAAAAAGAGGTGAACATGGTGGGATTCAATCCTGTCACCATGCCCGAGACAACACTGGCCACGGACATGGCCGGACGCAAAGCCCTGGTCAAAACGCAGATCAACGGCGTGTTCGGGTACAACCCCATGGTCACGGCACTGCTCTTTGCCCTGGCACCCGAAAAAATCGCGGGGTTGGGCATGCCGCCCATGCCCCCCGAGCGCATGCTGGCAGATCAGCCATACCTCTCTTTACCGGTTCTCGGTGTCATGGGAGGAAACTTCGGTGGTGGAAAGAACACCTTTGACAAGGACGCCATACAGCGCAACCGGGTCGATCTGATTCTCTCACTGACCCTGTTCGCCATGGATGAGATTGAAGTCAGCGCCGCCGACAGTCTGCAACAGGAATTGGGGATTCCCGTATTGATATACGACGGAGGCCTGGATCGGACCGGAGAAGTGCTTCGGCGCGTCAGCGTACTGCTGGGGTGCCCGGACAGAGGTAATGTCCTGGCCGATTATTTCGACAAGAAATTCAATTTGATCTGCAAGACGATCGCTCAAATTCCGTTGAATGAAAGGCGCACAGTCTATTATGCTCAGTCGCCGACAGGCCTGCTCACGGAACCCCGAAGATCACGCCACGGCGAGATCATTGAATACGCGGGTGGAGTGAACGTGGCCGAAGTGCATGAACAGCGGGGGTGCGGCCGCACTCCGGTCTGCGCCACTGACCTGATCCGCTGGAACCCGGATGTCATCATCATGCTCTCCGATGAGGGGAAATCGCCGCAACGGCTGTTCAACAGAACCAGAACCGATCCATTCTGGTCCCAATTGAAAGCAACGCGCAACGGCACGATCTACGAACCGCCGGGGGGCATGTACAACTGGTTCGACCGACCTCCGTCCGTCAACCGGCTCATGGGATTGATCTGGCTGACGAACCTGCTCTACCCCGAATGGTTCGACTGGGACATAGTGCAGGAGGTCAGAGAGTTTTATGCGCTGTTCTACCGCATGCAACTCGGTCCGAAACAGGTGGAGACCATGCTCGGTATCAGCTTGCAAAGACGGGCGAACTAG
- the hydE gene encoding [FeFe] hydrogenase H-cluster radical SAM maturase HydE gives MQQSHEHHSTPSSTMHTINEQDILTYLLGVNDAELFERANDIKVQRFGDEIFLRAIIEFSNVCDKKCHYCGLRAPNGKTERYRMTKEDILDAAALATSEGAATIVLQSGDDFSYSTEDIGSLIQEIKSSHDVAVTLSLGDRGLDEYAYWHDCGADRCLLKLEVTNPRLYKRFRGGEDFSSRLHKIKFLQHLGYEVGSGVIVGLPDADLISTLRDILFITDLDLDMIAAGPFIPHPQTPLADMEHGCIDLSHRMTALLRILNPHANIPATSALGALDSDSQKLGLLRGCNVLMPSMTPERHRSDYTIYPGKNASNIDITDSLKLAKDMISALGLVPSSSKGFSRRNNVHESTPRSASGYSARR, from the coding sequence ATGCAGCAGAGCCATGAACACCACTCAACCCCCTCCTCAACAATGCACACCATAAACGAACAGGATATCCTCACCTATCTGTTGGGCGTCAATGACGCAGAGCTCTTTGAGCGTGCCAACGACATCAAGGTCCAGAGGTTCGGAGACGAAATATTCCTCCGTGCCATCATTGAGTTTTCCAATGTCTGCGACAAGAAGTGCCACTATTGCGGACTACGCGCCCCCAATGGAAAAACGGAACGGTACCGGATGACCAAAGAGGACATCCTCGACGCCGCTGCCCTGGCTACCTCCGAAGGAGCCGCGACCATCGTGCTCCAGTCCGGTGACGATTTCAGCTATTCGACAGAGGACATCGGCTCACTCATTCAGGAGATCAAGTCCTCCCACGATGTGGCCGTCACCCTCTCTCTGGGCGACAGGGGACTGGATGAATATGCTTACTGGCACGACTGCGGAGCGGACCGGTGTCTGTTGAAGCTGGAGGTCACCAACCCCCGTCTCTACAAACGGTTCAGAGGGGGCGAAGACTTCTCATCACGGCTGCACAAGATCAAATTCCTGCAGCACCTCGGATACGAAGTCGGCTCGGGCGTTATTGTCGGGCTACCCGACGCCGACCTCATCTCCACCCTCAGGGACATCCTCTTCATCACCGACCTCGATCTGGATATGATCGCCGCGGGACCGTTCATTCCCCATCCCCAGACGCCACTGGCTGACATGGAGCACGGCTGCATCGACCTGTCGCACCGGATGACAGCCCTCTTGCGCATCCTCAATCCCCACGCCAACATCCCTGCCACATCCGCATTGGGCGCGCTGGACAGCGACTCCCAGAAGCTGGGACTGCTGCGCGGCTGCAACGTGCTCATGCCCTCCATGACCCCGGAGAGACACCGCTCGGATTACACCATCTATCCGGGAAAGAATGCGTCGAACATCGACATCACCGATTCGCTGAAACTCGCCAAAGACATGATCAGTGCTCTCGGCCTTGTGCCCTCATCATCTAAAGGATTTTCCAGGAGAAACAATGTCCACGAAAGCACCCCGCGGAGTGCGTCTGGTTATAGCGCTCGCCGGTAG
- a CDS encoding ABC transporter substrate-binding protein, producing MITRRDFLTLSAQAMVLFPFLTASPARAESLTKLTLAGPPAPLSLPLARLAKETGTPALPAMEMKQWRNPDMMRAWMVSNEIQVSAAPSNAASILYNKGLPVRLLDVNNGGILSIVTRDPSIRKFTDIKGKNVLLFFRGDTPDTIVRYLAVKQGINPDADMTVSYVESPFAALQMLLSKRADTVLLSEPVATAALLKGKANGMKLTRIVLQDVWAEVTGSALALPLGGTMCQASLADEQPDVVEALQTGIAQAVDWINQHPAEAAKEFAEFFGLKAPVLQTSLETFPIRRSPAVTAKKDLEFYYSTLMEISPKLIGGKLPDTDFYLS from the coding sequence ATGATTACACGCAGGGATTTTCTCACCTTGAGCGCCCAGGCCATGGTCCTGTTTCCTTTCCTGACCGCCTCTCCGGCACGAGCGGAAAGCCTGACAAAGCTCACTCTCGCCGGTCCACCGGCACCGTTGAGCCTCCCGCTGGCCCGTCTGGCAAAAGAGACCGGCACACCGGCGCTTCCCGCCATGGAGATGAAGCAGTGGCGCAATCCGGACATGATGCGCGCCTGGATGGTCTCCAATGAAATTCAGGTCTCGGCCGCACCGTCCAATGCCGCGTCCATCCTCTACAACAAGGGGCTCCCTGTTCGTCTGCTGGATGTGAACAACGGCGGCATTCTGAGTATCGTCACCCGCGACCCATCCATCAGGAAATTCACTGACATCAAAGGGAAAAACGTCCTCCTGTTCTTCCGTGGCGACACCCCGGACACCATTGTCCGGTATCTCGCTGTCAAACAGGGGATCAACCCGGATGCCGACATGACCGTCTCCTATGTGGAGTCACCGTTTGCCGCTTTGCAGATGCTGCTCTCCAAACGTGCGGACACGGTCCTGTTGTCAGAACCCGTAGCCACTGCCGCTCTGCTCAAAGGCAAGGCCAACGGCATGAAGTTGACGCGCATCGTCCTTCAGGATGTCTGGGCCGAAGTGACCGGCAGCGCTTTGGCCCTGCCTCTGGGCGGCACCATGTGTCAGGCCTCGCTGGCAGACGAACAGCCGGACGTCGTGGAGGCGCTGCAAACCGGCATTGCACAGGCCGTGGACTGGATCAACCAGCACCCGGCCGAGGCCGCCAAGGAATTCGCCGAGTTCTTCGGGCTCAAGGCGCCGGTGTTGCAGACATCCCTGGAGACCTTCCCCATCCGACGCAGTCCTGCCGTAACAGCGAAAAAAGATCTGGAATTCTATTATTCCACCCTCATGGAGATATCGCCCAAGCTCATTGGCGGCAAACTGCCGGACACGGATTTCTACCTGAGCTAA
- the hydF gene encoding [FeFe] hydrogenase H-cluster maturation GTPase HydF, whose amino-acid sequence MSTKAPRGVRLVIALAGRRNAGKSSLINAITDQETAIVSDMPGTTTDPVAKHYELLPLGPVTFYDTAGLDDTGELGELRIKATQKILWRSDVAVVVVGEEGITSHELEIIKDIQKLNIPFLVAFNKCDLNEPSAKDRAYCLENGFKSIHLSAQTGANVDAVKDLLISIAPPEMKHNPVLAGDLIQEGDWVVCVVPIDLAAPKGRLILPQVQVLREMLDCDAVTITVKEREIEEALRGLNRKPALVITDSQVVHSVAGDVPSDIPMTTFSTLFARYKGDLPRLVEGAETIDKLKDGDTVLIGEACSHHSVADDIGRVKIPRWVTQYTGKSLTFETYSGHDFPEDLERFSLAIHCGACMLNRTEMLRRMNECNRRGVPVTNYGVAISKVQGVLDRVIAPFRL is encoded by the coding sequence ATGTCCACGAAAGCACCCCGCGGAGTGCGTCTGGTTATAGCGCTCGCCGGTAGACGGAACGCAGGCAAATCGTCGCTGATTAACGCCATCACGGATCAGGAAACGGCTATAGTTTCCGATATGCCGGGAACAACCACCGATCCGGTTGCCAAACACTACGAACTGCTCCCACTCGGCCCGGTGACGTTTTATGATACGGCAGGCCTTGACGACACCGGAGAACTCGGCGAACTGCGAATCAAGGCCACCCAGAAGATTCTCTGGCGCTCCGACGTCGCCGTGGTCGTGGTCGGCGAGGAAGGCATCACCTCCCACGAACTGGAAATCATCAAGGATATCCAGAAACTGAACATCCCTTTTCTCGTGGCCTTCAACAAATGCGACCTGAATGAGCCCTCTGCCAAGGATCGTGCGTACTGCCTTGAAAACGGCTTCAAATCAATACACCTCTCCGCGCAAACCGGCGCGAACGTCGATGCAGTAAAAGACCTGCTCATCAGCATCGCCCCGCCGGAAATGAAACACAATCCGGTTCTGGCTGGCGACCTGATACAGGAAGGGGACTGGGTCGTCTGTGTCGTTCCCATCGACCTCGCCGCTCCAAAGGGACGCCTGATCCTCCCCCAGGTACAGGTGTTGCGTGAAATGCTCGACTGTGACGCCGTGACCATAACCGTAAAGGAGCGGGAAATCGAAGAAGCCCTGCGTGGGCTCAACCGCAAACCGGCTTTGGTCATCACGGATTCCCAGGTGGTTCACAGCGTGGCCGGAGATGTTCCGAGCGACATTCCGATGACGACCTTTTCCACGCTTTTCGCCCGCTATAAAGGAGACCTGCCACGGCTTGTTGAAGGAGCTGAAACCATTGACAAACTCAAGGATGGCGACACTGTCCTCATTGGCGAGGCCTGTTCCCACCACTCCGTGGCCGACGACATCGGCAGGGTCAAGATTCCACGCTGGGTCACGCAATACACCGGCAAATCCCTTACATTCGAAACCTACTCCGGCCATGATTTCCCCGAAGACCTCGAACGGTTCTCCCTCGCGATCCACTGCGGAGCCTGCATGCTCAACCGCACGGAAATGCTGCGCCGCATGAACGAATGCAATCGCCGTGGAGTGCCCGTGACCAACTACGGCGTGGCGATATCCAAAGTACAGGGCGTGCTCGACAGGGTTATTGCCCCCTTTAGGCTGTAA
- a CDS encoding DctP family TRAP transporter solute-binding subunit, whose amino-acid sequence MLNLKRLTKTAALVAVFMMVAVTAQAAGFKKEYKMQVTVGPKLYWGMGATKFAELVKEKTNGQIIVKPYFGSALLKGAQLKSSQMVAKGVIDCAMDSTINISPVIPEANIFHLPFFLNDFETLDKVKYGQAGEAVFEAMKAKRLQPLAWAENGFRQLTNSKVAVKTPEDMKGLRIRVVGNPLFIDTFRALGADPVNMNWGDAVAGFQQGVVDGQENPVGVLIPIQIYQYHKYASMWNYLVDPLIIYWNQREWKAFPNEIQAAILEAAKEAGRFETALSRAGLDGEISHDILKNEFNYTMEVPNPISFMESKGMEVHQLTDEERDAFAKATHSVYDKWIKEIGPEVYEKAKADIAR is encoded by the coding sequence ATGTTGAATCTCAAACGACTGACAAAAACCGCAGCACTGGTCGCTGTTTTCATGATGGTCGCTGTCACTGCACAGGCAGCCGGATTTAAAAAAGAATACAAAATGCAGGTCACGGTTGGCCCGAAGCTTTACTGGGGCATGGGTGCAACAAAGTTCGCCGAACTGGTCAAGGAAAAGACCAACGGCCAGATTATCGTCAAACCCTACTTCGGTTCCGCGCTGCTCAAGGGCGCCCAGCTGAAAAGCTCGCAAATGGTCGCCAAGGGCGTCATCGACTGTGCGATGGATTCCACCATCAATATCAGCCCGGTCATTCCCGAAGCCAATATTTTTCATCTTCCCTTTTTCCTGAACGACTTCGAGACGTTGGACAAGGTCAAGTACGGTCAGGCCGGTGAGGCCGTGTTCGAGGCCATGAAGGCCAAACGCCTCCAGCCTCTGGCCTGGGCCGAGAACGGATTCCGCCAACTGACCAACTCCAAGGTGGCGGTCAAGACCCCTGAAGACATGAAGGGCCTGCGCATCCGCGTTGTCGGCAACCCGCTGTTCATCGACACCTTCCGCGCTCTGGGCGCCGACCCGGTCAACATGAACTGGGGTGACGCTGTCGCCGGTTTCCAGCAGGGCGTCGTTGACGGCCAGGAGAACCCGGTCGGCGTACTGATTCCCATTCAGATCTACCAGTACCACAAGTACGCATCCATGTGGAATTATCTGGTTGATCCTCTCATCATCTACTGGAACCAGCGGGAATGGAAAGCCTTCCCCAATGAAATCCAGGCCGCGATTCTCGAAGCCGCCAAGGAAGCTGGTCGCTTTGAGACCGCACTGAGTCGCGCGGGTCTCGACGGCGAGATCTCCCACGACATCCTGAAAAACGAGTTCAACTACACCATGGAAGTTCCGAACCCCATCTCCTTCATGGAGAGCAAGGGTATGGAAGTGCATCAGCTTACCGACGAAGAACGGGACGCCTTTGCCAAGGCCACGCACTCGGTCTACGACAAGTGGATCAAGGAGATCGGGCCTGAGGTATACGAGAAAGCCAAGGCTGACATAGCCCGCTAA